The following proteins are encoded in a genomic region of Helicobacter macacae MIT 99-5501:
- a CDS encoding efflux RND transporter periplasmic adaptor subunit, whose translation MKKLNKDFIFFVLAFGIFACALSAAPNATKPQNTAQKGTAIEALPIKQGSLNKNESFIGSVRFKEVSSIASSSQGIVKSVFFSIGQSVKKGQKLLSLDTDLLAQDISIKRAKIADARYTLERQKNELERYKNLLHSQSISIQQYENLEYEIKSQEARIQALEGELAISKTQIAQKTIYAPFEGIIVEQGVRVGEWVKEGQAICQILNSRDTEVIIDVSSAVVGKLSLKQKVDLLIGGKSHSGQISALIPKADSLSRTFPVHIAVRNDGSFLDGMAAQARLDISGQAQEEQKGGQAGFLVPRDSIVYSAGKPHIFIVQTISQAMQARIVPITIITTQGSFALIKSLKQPLKENDLVVVRGQDSLKDGSQVWITNPRKISYKDSYPKS comes from the coding sequence ATGAAAAAGCTAAATAAAGATTTTATCTTTTTTGTGCTGGCTTTTGGGATTTTTGCTTGTGCGTTGAGTGCCGCTCCAAACGCAACAAAACCTCAAAACACAGCACAAAAAGGCACAGCTATTGAAGCACTACCTATCAAGCAGGGCAGTCTAAACAAAAACGAATCTTTCATCGGCAGTGTGCGCTTCAAAGAAGTCAGCTCTATCGCTTCAAGCTCACAAGGCATAGTAAAAAGCGTGTTTTTTAGCATAGGACAAAGCGTAAAAAAGGGGCAAAAACTCCTAAGCCTTGATACAGATTTGCTAGCCCAAGACATAAGCATAAAACGCGCAAAAATCGCAGACGCACGCTACACGCTAGAGCGACAAAAAAACGAGCTAGAACGCTACAAAAACCTACTGCATTCCCAATCAATCTCTATCCAACAATACGAAAACTTAGAATACGAAATCAAATCTCAAGAAGCTAGAATCCAAGCCCTAGAGGGCGAGCTAGCTATCTCAAAAACCCAAATCGCCCAAAAAACTATCTACGCACCATTTGAGGGAATCATTGTCGAGCAGGGCGTGCGCGTGGGCGAGTGGGTGAAAGAGGGGCAAGCGATATGCCAAATCCTAAATTCTCGCGACACCGAAGTCATCATCGATGTTTCAAGTGCAGTGGTTGGCAAGCTAAGCCTAAAACAAAAAGTAGATTTGCTCATAGGTGGCAAATCTCACAGCGGGCAAATCTCCGCACTTATCCCCAAAGCAGATTCTCTCTCTCGAACCTTTCCTGTGCATATCGCTGTGCGAAATGATGGGAGCTTTTTGGACGGAATGGCAGCACAAGCAAGGCTTGACATCTCTGGACAAGCCCAAGAGGAGCAAAAAGGAGGACAAGCTGGATTCCTAGTCCCACGCGATAGTATCGTATATAGTGCTGGCAAGCCCCATATTTTCATCGTGCAGACTATCTCTCAAGCTATGCAAGCTAGAATCGTGCCTATCACTATCATCACTACTCAAGGCTCTTTCGCGCTTATCAAAAGCCTAAAACAACCACTAAAAGAAAACGACTTAGTCGTAGTGCGCGGACAAGATAGCCTAAAAGACGGCTCACAAGTGTGGATAACAAACCCCCGCAAAATCTCATACAAAGATTCTTACCCAAAATCTTAA
- the lpoB gene encoding penicillin-binding protein activator LpoB, producing MPFVFLFLLTSCASKPKYITDSSDYTSFGIDYHDIENMLDDNVKSFLGSDFVKNLEGKKVLVIANIENLTDDDIDIELLSRKFARQIRNSKKFVLTNAIAGSGSKKDKMIKDSRALRNDEEYDQYTTKEKGNLLSPDYSLAGKITQRTKNIGKKVRVDYQFLLVLTDLKTGVVLWDNEEIISKVIARDKLQEFDGMESKQNNTLMKDMQNQQKNKQYSYTGEKTKEFFRNAGYKAKEFLAKSYDMTKNFILGFGHKNHIVLGMDLGLGGGRINMPPIDFKLIRVDNNYWSGPTTKTENHTLYMDDFDSSHIFIMPINVRVGYLRDIGENWAFALNFIYNYTVASFDSYKLEATTYSIEFGSKKLTSTIQRLGGEILIYYKLLEKLHIFVGSGVLKDISSKYNLSFEIGSRGWYEDDISINVQGQKRFNFESKIDSWYPIVKIGGLFIFGYFGIDSTIYCSWATKERNYLGTNCGVSIGGQIKY from the coding sequence TTGCCATTCGTTTTTTTATTTCTCCTCACTTCTTGTGCTTCCAAACCAAAATACATAACAGATTCTAGTGATTATACTTCCTTTGGCATTGATTACCACGACATAGAAAATATGCTAGATGACAATGTAAAATCATTTTTAGGCTCTGATTTTGTGAAAAATTTAGAGGGTAAAAAAGTCCTTGTGATTGCGAATATAGAAAATCTAACAGATGATGACATAGATATAGAGCTGCTAAGTCGCAAATTTGCAAGGCAAATCCGCAATAGCAAAAAGTTCGTCCTTACAAACGCTATCGCAGGAAGTGGCAGTAAAAAAGATAAAATGATAAAAGATTCTCGCGCTCTACGCAACGATGAAGAATACGACCAATACACCACCAAAGAAAAAGGAAACCTACTCTCGCCTGATTATTCTCTCGCAGGCAAAATCACGCAGCGCACAAAAAACATTGGCAAAAAGGTAAGAGTTGATTATCAGTTTTTGCTTGTGCTTACGGACTTAAAAACAGGCGTAGTGCTATGGGACAATGAGGAAATCATCTCAAAAGTCATAGCAAGGGATAAATTACAAGAATTTGATGGGATGGAATCTAAACAAAACAACACACTAATGAAAGATATGCAAAACCAACAGAAAAACAAACAATATTCCTACACAGGTGAAAAAACAAAGGAGTTTTTTAGAAATGCAGGGTATAAAGCAAAGGAGTTTTTAGCCAAATCTTACGATATGACAAAAAATTTTATTCTTGGTTTTGGACATAAAAATCATATAGTTTTAGGAATGGATTTGGGACTTGGTGGAGGGAGAATAAATATGCCTCCAATTGATTTTAAATTGATAAGAGTAGACAATAATTATTGGAGTGGTCCTACCACCAAAACAGAAAACCACACACTATATATGGACGACTTTGATAGTTCTCACATATTTATAATGCCAATCAATGTTCGTGTAGGATATTTGCGTGATATTGGGGAAAATTGGGCTTTTGCACTAAATTTTATTTATAACTATACTGTTGCTTCTTTTGATTCCTACAAACTAGAAGCAACTACTTATAGTATTGAGTTTGGAAGCAAAAAATTAACTTCTACAATCCAAAGACTTGGTGGTGAGATTTTGATTTATTACAAACTGCTAGAGAAACTTCATATTTTTGTGGGTAGTGGAGTATTGAAAGATATTAGCTCAAAATATAATCTTTCATTTGAAATTGGCAGTAGAGGTTGGTATGAAGACGATATATCTATAAATGTTCAAGGTCAAAAAAGATTCAATTTTGAATCAAAAATAGATTCTTGGTATCCTATTGTAAAAATTGGCGGGCTTTTTATTTTTGGTTACTTTGGCATAGATAGCACAATTTATTGTAGCTGGGCTACGAAAGAAAGAAATTATTTGGGAACAAACTGCGGAGTTTCAATAGGAGGTCAAATAAAATATTAA
- a CDS encoding 50S ribosomal protein L23, with amino-acid sequence MADITDIKSILYTEKSLSLQEKSVLVVQTSTKVTKNQLKEVFREYFGVVPLRVNSLRQEGKVKRFKGRVGQRNSYKKFYVKIPEGAKIDALTA; translated from the coding sequence ATGGCTGATATAACTGATATAAAATCTATCCTTTACACAGAGAAATCACTTTCGTTGCAGGAAAAAAGTGTGCTTGTGGTGCAAACTTCCACAAAAGTAACAAAAAATCAACTAAAAGAGGTGTTTAGAGAATACTTTGGCGTTGTGCCATTGAGAGTAAATTCTTTGCGACAAGAAGGCAAAGTTAAGCGATTCAAAGGAAGAGTTGGACAACGGAATTCATATAAGAAATTTTATGTGAAGATTCCAGAGGGCGCAAAAATCGATGCACTTACTGCTTAG
- the rpsJ gene encoding 30S ribosomal protein S10: MEKIRLKLKAYDHRVLDRSVASIVEAVKRTGSEICGPIPLPTKKKKYTVLRSPHINKDSREQFEIRLHSRIIDIMSATPDTVEGLMKLDLAPEVDVEVTSMSK, translated from the coding sequence ATGGAAAAGATTCGACTTAAGCTTAAGGCTTATGACCATAGGGTTTTAGACCGCTCGGTAGCTTCGATAGTAGAGGCAGTGAAGCGCACAGGCTCAGAGATTTGTGGACCGATACCTTTGCCTACCAAAAAGAAAAAATACACCGTGCTTCGTTCGCCACATATCAATAAGGACTCTCGAGAACAGTTTGAGATACGACTACATAGTAGAATCATAGATATTATGTCTGCTACGCCTGATACAGTCGAGGGGCTTATGAAGCTAGATTTAGCACCTGAAGTGGATGTCGAAGTTACTTCGATGAGTAAGTAG
- the htpG gene encoding molecular chaperone HtpG, with amino-acid sequence MSKKMAFQTEIKQLLDLMIHSLYSNKEIFLRELVSNASDALDKLNYLTISDEGYKQIAFSPRIDITFDEKKGILSVADSGIGMNEEELIQNLGTIAKSGTKSFLNALSGDKKKDSALIGQFGVGFYSSFMVASKVVVTTKKAGKADEQAYSWISDGSGEYEITPCQKDTHGTQITLYLKDDEKHFASRWEIESIIKKYSEHIAFPIFLTYEETRYEDSSNEKSEDSSDEGKGQSKKADKKEVKESKTEQLNNAKAIWKIPKNELKDEDYKEFYKGFAHDNSEPLSYIHTRVEGNLEYTTLFFIPSVAPFDLFRVDYRSGVKLYVKRVFITDDDKELLPQYLRFVRGIIDSEDLPLNVSREILQQNKILANIKSASTKKILGEIANIAKDSQKYKTFYTQFGKALKEGLYSDFENKEKILELLRFDSVASDGKLSESVSLKSYKEAMQKEQKSIYYLIGENKELLKASPILEKYAKKGYTVLLLSDEIDSFVMPSVGEYDKTPLKDAASSEALKELGESSIDEGVKKEFEGIIKDFKEALGSEIKEVELSDDLSSPIALVGEEANAMMANLMRQMGQEPPKSPKTLQINVSHSIFSKLKGAESAKVQECAHLLYDCAVLLESGGLQSVKEFNSRVHKLIEENLG; translated from the coding sequence ATGAGCAAAAAAATGGCATTCCAAACAGAAATAAAGCAACTACTAGATTTGATGATTCACTCGCTTTATTCAAACAAAGAAATCTTTTTGCGTGAGCTAGTAAGCAACGCTTCTGACGCGCTTGATAAGCTAAACTACCTAACAATCAGCGATGAAGGATATAAGCAAATCGCCTTTAGTCCGCGCATAGATATAACATTTGATGAGAAAAAGGGCATTTTAAGTGTGGCGGATTCTGGCATAGGTATGAACGAGGAGGAGCTGATTCAAAATCTAGGCACGATAGCAAAATCTGGCACAAAGAGCTTTCTAAACGCACTAAGTGGGGATAAAAAGAAAGATTCCGCGCTTATAGGGCAGTTTGGTGTGGGGTTTTACTCAAGCTTTATGGTGGCTAGCAAAGTAGTGGTAACTACCAAAAAAGCTGGCAAGGCAGATGAGCAGGCATATAGCTGGATAAGTGATGGCAGTGGCGAGTATGAAATAACTCCTTGTCAAAAAGACACACACGGCACTCAAATCACGCTATACCTAAAAGATGATGAGAAGCATTTCGCAAGTCGCTGGGAGATAGAATCTATCATCAAAAAATACTCTGAGCACATTGCTTTCCCTATCTTTTTAACTTATGAGGAAACAAGGTATGAGGATTCTAGCAATGAAAAAAGCGAGGATAGTAGTGATGAGGGCAAGGGACAATCAAAAAAGGCTGACAAAAAAGAAGTCAAAGAATCCAAAACCGAGCAGCTAAACAATGCCAAAGCGATATGGAAAATCCCTAAAAATGAGCTAAAAGATGAAGACTATAAGGAATTTTACAAAGGCTTTGCACACGATAATAGCGAACCACTAAGCTATATCCACACGCGCGTAGAGGGCAACCTAGAATACACCACGCTATTTTTTATCCCAAGTGTTGCGCCATTTGATTTGTTTAGAGTGGATTATAGAAGTGGTGTGAAGCTATATGTCAAGCGTGTGTTTATCACTGATGATGATAAAGAGCTATTGCCACAATATTTGCGCTTCGTGCGAGGAATTATTGATAGTGAGGATTTGCCACTAAATGTCAGCCGTGAGATTTTGCAGCAAAACAAGATTTTGGCAAATATCAAGTCCGCCTCGACAAAAAAGATTCTAGGAGAAATCGCAAATATAGCAAAAGATAGTCAAAAATATAAGACTTTTTATACTCAATTTGGCAAAGCACTAAAAGAGGGGCTTTATAGTGATTTTGAAAACAAAGAAAAGATTTTGGAGCTTTTGCGCTTTGATAGTGTGGCTAGCGATGGTAAGCTAAGCGAGAGTGTAAGCCTAAAATCCTACAAAGAAGCAATGCAAAAAGAGCAAAAAAGTATCTACTATCTCATCGGCGAAAACAAAGAGCTACTAAAAGCATCACCGATTTTGGAGAAATATGCCAAAAAGGGCTATACCGTGCTACTTCTAAGCGATGAAATCGATAGCTTTGTGATGCCAAGTGTGGGAGAGTATGACAAAACCCCGCTAAAAGATGCCGCCTCAAGCGAAGCACTAAAAGAGCTAGGAGAAAGCAGCATAGATGAGGGTGTGAAAAAGGAATTTGAGGGAATCATCAAAGACTTCAAAGAGGCTTTGGGAAGTGAGATAAAAGAAGTGGAGCTAAGCGATGATTTGAGCTCACCTATCGCGCTTGTGGGCGAGGAGGCAAACGCTATGATGGCAAATCTAATGCGACAAATGGGGCAAGAGCCACCAAAATCACCCAAGACTTTGCAAATCAATGTCTCGCATAGCATATTTAGCAAGCTAAAAGGCGCGGAATCTGCCAAAGTGCAAGAATGTGCCCATCTGCTTTATGACTGCGCGGTGCTACTAGAATCTGGCGGCTTGCAAAGTGTGAAAGAGTTTAACTCGCGAGTTCATAAGCTAATAGAGGAAAATTTGGGGTAA
- the rplD gene encoding 50S ribosomal protein L4 codes for MSAIVLDNKFKKASEIALPERYKDINEHNLYLYVKSYLASLRANGAKAKNRGEVSGGGKKPWAQKGGGRARAGSITSPVFVGGGVSHGPSNNKNYEIKINKKQKRLALECALQQKASIGKLYVLDSLSIPSGKTKDAFGVFKSIGERSVLFVAQSIADEKTFLAYRNLQDCYFIDGNEMNAYLVAAFHSVVIEKAVLEAFLDSSDKGK; via the coding sequence ATGAGTGCAATAGTTTTGGATAATAAGTTTAAAAAGGCAAGTGAAATTGCTCTACCCGAGCGATATAAAGATATAAATGAGCATAATCTCTATTTGTATGTAAAATCTTATCTAGCTTCGCTTAGAGCCAATGGTGCAAAGGCAAAAAATCGTGGCGAAGTCAGTGGCGGTGGCAAGAAGCCTTGGGCACAAAAAGGTGGGGGTAGAGCGCGTGCGGGGAGTATTACTTCTCCTGTGTTTGTCGGCGGCGGTGTTTCTCACGGACCGAGCAACAACAAAAACTATGAGATAAAAATCAACAAAAAACAGAAGCGACTAGCACTAGAGTGTGCGCTTCAACAAAAAGCAAGCATAGGAAAGCTGTATGTGCTGGATTCGCTAAGTATTCCTAGTGGCAAGACAAAAGATGCGTTTGGTGTGTTTAAATCTATTGGCGAGCGTAGTGTGCTGTTTGTGGCACAAAGTATTGCCGATGAAAAAACATTTTTAGCATATAGAAATCTACAAGATTGCTATTTTATTGACGGTAATGAGATGAATGCTTACCTTGTAGCTGCTTTTCATAGTGTCGTTATTGAAAAAGCAGTGCTTGAAGCGTTTTTAGATTCTAGCGATAAGGGGAAATAA
- a CDS encoding MarR family winged helix-turn-helix transcriptional regulator — MCNQDHLQNISLTSLNGYLSRRIEAYIATLLRPYGLGVEQMIALMILAKNSDIFGDECQKHKKNSCMNVSQLSEFLLKDKTTTSRLITSLEQKGFVKKCYDSKKDKRIVYVELTKQGEEKCKEIGSSNVKSQTDEIFEKALDKNEKEAFKKLLLKILEVLDEKAK; from the coding sequence ATGTGTAACCAAGACCACCTCCAAAACATTTCTCTAACCTCGCTAAATGGCTACCTCTCGCGGAGAATCGAAGCATACATAGCCACGCTTTTGCGCCCTTATGGATTGGGCGTGGAGCAGATGATTGCGCTAATGATTCTTGCAAAAAATAGCGATATTTTTGGCGATGAGTGCCAAAAACACAAAAAAAATAGCTGTATGAATGTCTCCCAACTAAGTGAATTTCTACTAAAAGACAAAACCACCACTTCGCGCCTCATCACCTCCCTAGAGCAAAAAGGCTTTGTCAAAAAATGCTATGACAGCAAAAAAGACAAGCGAATCGTATATGTAGAGCTGACAAAACAGGGTGAAGAAAAATGCAAAGAAATAGGCTCTAGCAATGTAAAATCACAAACCGATGAGATATTTGAAAAAGCCCTAGATAAAAACGAGAAAGAAGCATTTAAAAAATTATTACTAAAGATTTTGGAGGTGCTAGATGAAAAAGCTAAATAA
- the rplC gene encoding 50S ribosomal protein L3, translating into MEFLVEKIGMSRTIGSPSIPVTLLKIINAKVCDTQENGKAIVAYPRGKAHNKSIAGQQKKYSLSKEFNRFVTLRVSGDAQQAGQTDGQAESNKEANKSKAIDLDMSVLESAARVKATFCTKGRGFSGVMRRWNFQGGPAAHGSRFHRRVGSIGNREWPGRVQKGKKMAGHYGNEKVTVQAEVVSFDKDNSVLVLKGSVAGYNGAQGKISVIRGGK; encoded by the coding sequence ATGGAATTTTTGGTAGAAAAGATAGGAATGAGTAGGACGATAGGTTCTCCTAGTATTCCTGTTACTTTGTTGAAAATCATCAATGCTAAGGTATGCGATACGCAAGAAAATGGGAAAGCCATAGTGGCATATCCAAGAGGTAAAGCACACAACAAATCCATAGCAGGGCAACAAAAGAAATATAGCCTAAGCAAAGAGTTTAATCGCTTTGTAACGCTTCGTGTGAGTGGCGACGCTCAACAAGCTGGACAAACGGATGGACAGGCAGAGTCAAACAAAGAAGCAAATAAATCAAAGGCAATTGATTTGGATATGTCTGTCTTAGAAAGTGCAGCAAGGGTAAAGGCTACTTTTTGCACAAAGGGTCGTGGTTTTAGCGGTGTAATGAGGAGATGGAATTTTCAAGGCGGTCCTGCAGCTCACGGCTCACGATTTCATCGCAGAGTGGGCTCTATCGGCAATAGAGAGTGGCCAGGACGCGTCCAAAAAGGCAAAAAAATGGCTGGACACTATGGAAATGAAAAAGTTACCGTGCAAGCGGAGGTAGTGTCTTTTGACAAAGACAATTCTGTCTTGGTGCTAAAAGGCTCGGTGGCTGGATATAATGGTGCGCAGGGTAAAATCTCTGTCATTAGGGGTGGCAAATGA